A region of the Desulfovibrio desulfuricans genome:
TCTTCAGGACTTGCCCCGGTTGAGCGCAATCTGTGCTCAGAGCTTGTATACGGATACTTGCGAACGGAACTTCGCATTGCGTTTATTTTGTCCAGAGTGTTGCCGCGCCCCCAATCTTTGCCGCACCCTCTTCTGCATGTGCTGGGCCTTGCGGTATATGGCCTGCTTTTTCAGGACAAGGTGCCGGATCATGCCGCTGTTTTTAGCGCTGTAGAGACTGCACAGGCCTTGTACGGTCAAGGGTTGGCCCGTGTAGCCAACGGGGCCTTGCGTTCAGTACAGCGCCTTGCAGACGCCCCCATGCATGAGGATTTTTATCTGCCGCACGGCGCGGAAGCCGGATGCGCGGAGCACATGGCGCTTTTCTATTCTTTGCCGCTGTGGATCATGGGGCACTGGTACAAGCACTACGGGCGCGATGCTGCCTTGCAGCTTGCCCGCCGGTCGTTTGATCGACCCTGGAGTGCAGTGCGCGTAAATGCACAGTATTCCGCTGCCATGTCATTGCGAGAGGCACTGCTTGCCAGTGGAGGCGAAGCGGTAGGGCAGTGGGGGATTGCTTTTGCGCCGGGTGCACAGCCGTCTGCTGTTTGTGGTCAGTCCTTGCACGACTTGCACCGCGAAGGCGCGCTTTCGTATCAATCCGCAGGTTCGCAGCTTGTTCTTGAAGAGCTTGGCCTCTATGGTTGGGAAAAACCCGTTTGGGATGTCTGCGCTGGTTTTGGCGGCAAGACTGTTGCCCTGCTTGAGCGGAGGATTGTGGTTCCTTTAGCCACAGACCGCAGCATGCAGCGCCTTGCGGGCTTGCCGGGGCAGTGCTCGCGGCTGGGACTTGGCTGTCCGTCTGTTGCCCTAACCGATGCAGTCAAACCACCCCTTGAACATTGGGATGGTCATATGCTTGTGGATGCTCCCTGTTCCGGGCTTGGCGTGCTTGCCCGCAGGCCTGATATCCGCCGTAGGCCCCCACACGAGGGCAATAGCCA
Encoded here:
- a CDS encoding transcription antitermination factor NusB, whose translation is MAKIRVAQSGTAVAPLPGKIRKLSPTARHCALWALLLVDSGMTAQQALATAFSSASSVACSAESSGLAPVERNLCSELVYGYLRTELRIAFILSRVLPRPQSLPHPLLHVLGLAVYGLLFQDKVPDHAAVFSAVETAQALYGQGLARVANGALRSVQRLADAPMHEDFYLPHGAEAGCAEHMALFYSLPLWIMGHWYKHYGRDAALQLARRSFDRPWSAVRVNAQYSAAMSLREALLASGGEAVGQWGIAFAPGAQPSAVCGQSLHDLHREGALSYQSAGSQLVLEELGLYGWEKPVWDVCAGFGGKTVALLERRIVVPLATDRSMQRLAGLPGQCSRLGLGCPSVALTDAVKPPLEHWDGHMLVDAPCSGLGVLARRPDIRRRPPHEGNSHEGLQQSILFSLAAKMRPGCQMAYITCTLRPNENEKQIEHLVRESDGLQVLRQWQTPHEHPWLEGMYGALLRKV